Proteins encoded in a region of the Malaciobacter mytili LMG 24559 genome:
- a CDS encoding UDP-N-acetylmuramoyl-L-alanyl-D-glutamate--2,6-diaminopimelate ligase, whose amino-acid sequence MQIIINNKKFTDNSKEANNEVAFVYSLQNEKFCEDAKANGCTQLIPSYKLKEYVDFSSIKIIGITGTNGKTTTSAAIYSILLDLGYKVALQGTRGFFINDKRVEEYTLTTPVQLSNFAHIQKAIDERCEFFVMEVSSHAIEQKRIEGLEFELKVHTNITRDHLDYHKTIEEYINVKNSFFNDESKKLLNKDDKIVKFNTKNAYTYSLDNPSTYKVGAYSFKNGMHVMFSNIEKMHSFSSSMMGIFNIYNLLAAIASVHLTTNNSLDEICEAVENFAGVSGRMEIVCTNPLIIIDFAHTPDGMKEVYESFNHKDIITVFGAGGNRDKEKRPLMGQIAAKYAKHIIVTSDNPRFEDPDLIIEDICQGIPNKNNLTIEVNRKEAIKKSIELAKENENSVLLILGKGDEPYQIIYDKKFPLVDKDEVLKHI is encoded by the coding sequence TTGCAAATAATCATAAATAATAAAAAATTTACAGATAATTCAAAAGAAGCAAATAACGAGGTAGCTTTTGTCTATTCTTTACAAAATGAAAAATTTTGTGAAGATGCAAAAGCAAATGGTTGTACGCAACTAATACCTTCTTATAAATTAAAAGAGTATGTTGATTTTTCTTCAATTAAAATAATAGGGATTACAGGAACAAATGGAAAAACTACCACAAGTGCAGCTATTTATTCTATTTTATTAGATTTAGGGTATAAAGTAGCACTTCAAGGTACAAGAGGTTTTTTTATAAATGATAAAAGAGTTGAAGAATATACTTTAACTACTCCTGTACAATTATCAAATTTTGCGCATATTCAAAAAGCAATAGATGAAAGATGTGAATTTTTTGTAATGGAAGTAAGTTCTCATGCAATTGAGCAAAAAAGAATAGAGGGCTTAGAGTTTGAATTAAAAGTTCATACAAATATTACAAGAGACCATTTGGATTATCATAAGACAATTGAAGAGTATATAAATGTTAAAAACTCTTTTTTTAATGATGAGAGTAAGAAGCTACTAAATAAAGATGATAAAATAGTAAAGTTTAATACTAAAAATGCATATACTTATTCATTAGATAATCCTTCAACATATAAAGTTGGAGCATACTCTTTTAAAAATGGTATGCATGTAATGTTTTCAAATATTGAAAAAATGCACTCTTTTTCTTCTTCAATGATGGGAATATTTAATATTTATAATCTCTTAGCAGCAATTGCTAGTGTACATTTAACTACTAATAACTCTTTAGATGAGATATGTGAAGCTGTTGAAAATTTTGCAGGTGTTAGTGGAAGAATGGAAATAGTTTGTACAAATCCTTTAATAATAATTGATTTTGCCCATACTCCTGATGGTATGAAAGAGGTTTATGAAAGCTTTAATCATAAAGATATTATTACTGTTTTTGGTGCTGGAGGAAATAGAGATAAAGAGAAAAGACCTCTTATGGGACAAATAGCAGCAAAATATGCAAAGCATATAATAGTAACTTCAGATAATCCTAGATTTGAAGACCCAGATTTAATTATTGAAGATATTTGTCAAGGAATACCAAATAAAAATAATCTTACTATTGAAGTAAATAGAAAAGAAGCTATTAAAAAATCAATTGAACTTGCAAAAGAGAATGAAAATAGTGTTTTATTAATCTTAGGTAAAGGAGATGAACCTTATCAAATAATATATGATAAGAAATTTCCTTTAGTGGATAAAGATGAGGTGTTAAAGCATATTTAA
- a CDS encoding response regulator transcription factor, whose amino-acid sequence MKILLLEDELMLNNAISEYLRDIGHMVESFTDGLQVLENINSSFDLLILDINVPKLDGFEILEELNRKKIYIPTIYISALVDIEDITKAYNLGCREYIKKPFHLGELGIKINQILRKDQKNTSHMRFSEHYSYSKDTQTLYFNGEPQTLTKKQSEIIHILALNINMIVDFERFRVDIWGGENIDNPTIRAEISRLKKALKEDFIKNIRGLGYKIDRFYSV is encoded by the coding sequence ATGAAAATACTACTTCTTGAAGATGAATTAATGCTTAATAATGCAATAAGTGAATACTTAAGAGATATTGGGCATATGGTTGAGAGTTTTACAGATGGTTTGCAAGTTCTTGAAAATATTAACTCATCTTTTGATTTATTAATATTAGATATTAATGTTCCAAAACTAGATGGATTTGAAATACTTGAAGAATTAAATAGAAAGAAAATCTATATTCCTACTATTTATATAAGTGCTTTAGTTGATATTGAAGATATTACAAAAGCATATAATTTAGGATGTAGAGAGTATATTAAAAAACCTTTTCATCTTGGAGAATTAGGAATTAAAATAAACCAAATTCTAAGAAAAGATCAAAAAAATACTTCACATATGAGATTTAGCGAGCATTATTCTTATTCTAAAGATACTCAAACCCTGTATTTTAATGGTGAACCTCAAACTTTAACAAAAAAACAATCCGAAATTATTCATATTTTAGCACTAAATATTAATATGATAGTTGATTTTGAGCGATTTAGAGTTGATATTTGGGGAGGAGAGAATATTGATAATCCTACAATTAGAGCAGAAATTTCTAGGTTAAAAAAAGCACTAAAAGAGGATTTTATTAAAAATATTAGAGGCTTAGGATATAAAATCGACAGATTTTACTCTGTATAA
- a CDS encoding NifU family protein gives MMPFSDEDLKLPVSTIIENKIAPMLAQDGGAISLIDIINGKVYIQLQGACVGCSASGSTLKYVVEKELKAAIHPELIIVNVPQGMENSLEEL, from the coding sequence ATGATGCCCTTTTCAGATGAAGATCTAAAACTTCCTGTTTCAACAATAATAGAGAATAAAATAGCACCTATGTTAGCACAAGATGGGGGAGCTATCTCTTTAATAGATATAATTAATGGTAAAGTATATATACAATTGCAAGGTGCATGTGTTGGATGTAGTGCAAGTGGTAGTACTTTAAAATATGTAGTAGAAAAAGAGTTAAAAGCTGCTATACATCCTGAATTAATTATAGTAAATGTACCACAAGGTATGGAAAATAGTTTAGAGGAACTTTAA
- a CDS encoding FAD-dependent oxidoreductase — protein sequence MNEKHYEVVIVGGGISGAALFYELAKYTNVKSLCMLEKYEDLATLNTKGTSNSQTIHVGDIETNYTLEKAKITKRTAKMVEKFCLQYGLEDKVMFKHQKMALGVGEKEVEFIKNRYNEFKTIFPYLELWDKEDLKVLEPKLVYLEDGSERPEPIIAMGAKDQYTTVDFGAMTKELAKAAQSCEDVVTDIFFNSEVDEIEKVGDKFKLTTTAGTVFTADFVVVDAGAHSLYLAHKMGYGKHMGCLPMAGSFYITGGEFLNGKVYMVQNDKLPFAALHGDPDILADGKTRFGPTALMLPKLERYKPGTYIDFFKTLNFDGNIVKIFWDLLKDSEIRNYVLRNFLFEVPGLNKKLFVKDARKIVPSLKEEDIEYAKGFGGVRPQVLNKDEQKLMLGEASINPGTGIIFNMTPSPGATSCLGNAERDIKIVADYLNLEFNEKQFLEDLTE from the coding sequence ATGAACGAGAAACATTATGAAGTAGTTATTGTCGGTGGAGGTATTTCTGGTGCCGCTTTATTCTATGAACTTGCTAAGTATACAAATGTAAAAAGCCTTTGTATGTTAGAAAAATATGAAGATTTAGCAACATTGAATACTAAAGGAACTAGTAACTCTCAAACTATCCATGTGGGAGATATTGAAACAAACTATACTTTAGAAAAAGCAAAAATAACAAAAAGAACTGCAAAGATGGTTGAAAAATTTTGTCTTCAATATGGACTTGAAGATAAAGTTATGTTTAAACATCAAAAAATGGCTTTAGGTGTAGGTGAAAAAGAAGTTGAATTTATTAAAAATAGATATAATGAATTTAAAACTATTTTCCCTTATTTAGAGTTATGGGATAAAGAAGACTTAAAAGTATTAGAACCAAAATTAGTATATTTAGAAGATGGAAGTGAAAGACCTGAACCAATTATTGCAATGGGGGCTAAAGATCAATATACAACTGTTGATTTTGGAGCTATGACTAAAGAATTAGCAAAAGCTGCACAATCATGTGAAGATGTTGTTACTGATATTTTCTTTAATTCTGAAGTTGATGAAATAGAAAAAGTTGGAGATAAATTTAAATTAACTACTACTGCTGGAACTGTATTTACAGCAGATTTTGTTGTTGTAGATGCAGGTGCTCACTCATTATATTTAGCACACAAAATGGGATATGGTAAGCATATGGGATGCCTTCCAATGGCTGGAAGTTTCTATATTACTGGTGGTGAATTCTTAAATGGTAAAGTTTATATGGTACAAAATGATAAATTACCATTTGCAGCATTACACGGAGACCCAGATATTTTAGCAGATGGGAAAACAAGATTTGGACCAACTGCACTTATGCTTCCAAAACTTGAAAGATATAAACCAGGAACATATATTGACTTCTTTAAAACATTAAACTTTGATGGAAATATTGTTAAAATTTTCTGGGATTTATTAAAAGATAGTGAAATTAGAAACTATGTATTAAGAAACTTTTTATTTGAAGTTCCAGGACTAAATAAAAAATTATTTGTTAAAGATGCAAGAAAAATCGTTCCATCATTAAAAGAAGAAGATATAGAGTATGCAAAAGGATTTGGAGGAGTTAGACCACAAGTTCTAAATAAAGATGAACAAAAATTAATGTTAGGGGAAGCATCAATAAACCCAGGTACAGGGATAATTTTTAATATGACTCCATCTCCTGGTGCTACTTCTTGTTTAGGAAATGCAGAAAGAGATATTAAAATTGTTGCTGATTATTTAAATTTAGAATTTAATGAAAAACAATTTTTAGAAGATTTAACTGAATAG
- a CDS encoding CinA family protein, whose translation MYESIFDLADMIKLQELLRINNKSITTAESCTGGLIASMITEISGSSDIFNGSIVSYSNEVKMKELNVKKENLDNYGAVSIQVVEDMLKGSMEKFNADYAIATSGIAGPTGATKNKPVGTVVIGVASRNGLKNVEVYHFNGNRKEVQIQAAKYAFQKFSNFFQKTLDK comes from the coding sequence ATGTATGAAAGCATCTTTGACTTAGCAGATATGATAAAACTTCAAGAACTTCTAAGAATTAATAATAAATCAATAACAACAGCAGAAAGTTGTACAGGTGGATTAATTGCATCAATGATAACAGAAATTTCTGGCTCATCAGATATATTTAATGGTTCAATTGTTTCATACTCAAATGAAGTAAAAATGAAAGAATTAAATGTAAAAAAAGAAAATTTAGATAATTATGGTGCAGTAAGTATTCAAGTAGTTGAAGATATGCTAAAAGGTTCAATGGAAAAATTCAATGCAGATTATGCAATTGCTACAAGTGGAATTGCAGGACCAACAGGAGCTACAAAAAATAAACCAGTTGGTACAGTAGTAATTGGAGTTGCATCAAGAAATGGCCTTAAAAATGTGGAAGTTTATCACTTTAATGGTAACCGAAAAGAGGTTCAAATACAAGCTGCAAAATATGCTTTTCAAAAATTTTCAAATTTTTTCCAAAAAACTCTTGACAAATGA
- a CDS encoding VWA domain-containing protein, with translation MYSFEYPYIFLLLIPFFLCFKYCKAKEASFYFPHLFLIQKSVLKTTAFIEILKYLVVIFAITALASPIKIKDIQYIKNDGIDIVLALDTSESMSARGFNKFDLKQNRFDVVKQLVSDFMEKRVNDNIALVVFGNSSMIASTLSFDKEAQKEILSYLDIGVIGPKTALFDSLATSAKILKNSKAKSKVIILLSDGEDTASKIPLEVVLKLLKKYNIKVYTIGINSENRYVLDKIAKDSNAKYFNANTKEDLMEVYNQINELEKSKIEKNKIVLKEYLYFYPLFIATIILILLIYLKNKE, from the coding sequence ATGTATAGTTTTGAATATCCTTATATTTTTTTACTTTTAATACCTTTTTTTCTATGTTTTAAATATTGTAAAGCAAAAGAGGCAAGTTTTTATTTTCCCCATTTGTTTTTAATACAAAAAAGTGTTTTAAAAACTACTGCTTTTATTGAAATACTTAAGTATTTAGTAGTTATTTTTGCTATAACTGCTTTAGCTTCACCTATTAAAATAAAAGATATTCAATATATAAAAAATGATGGAATTGATATTGTTTTAGCTTTAGATACTAGTGAATCTATGAGTGCAAGAGGTTTTAATAAATTTGATTTAAAACAAAATAGATTTGATGTGGTAAAACAATTGGTATCTGATTTTATGGAAAAAAGAGTAAATGATAATATAGCTTTAGTAGTTTTTGGAAATAGTTCTATGATAGCTTCAACTTTAAGCTTTGATAAAGAGGCTCAAAAGGAGATTTTATCATATTTGGATATTGGAGTAATTGGACCAAAAACTGCATTATTTGACTCCCTTGCTACTAGTGCAAAAATTTTAAAAAACTCAAAAGCAAAAAGTAAAGTTATTATACTTTTAAGTGATGGAGAAGATACTGCAAGTAAAATTCCCCTTGAAGTTGTTTTAAAACTTTTAAAAAAATATAATATAAAAGTTTATACTATTGGAATAAATAGTGAAAATAGATATGTATTAGACAAAATAGCAAAAGATTCAAATGCAAAATATTTTAATGCTAATACAAAAGAGGATTTAATGGAAGTTTATAATCAAATTAATGAATTAGAAAAATCTAAAATAGAAAAAAATAAAATTGTATTAAAAGAATATTTATATTTTTACCCTCTTTTTATAGCAACAATAATTTTGATTTTATTAATATATTTAAAAAATAAGGAATAA
- the ileS gene encoding isoleucine--tRNA ligase yields the protein MDYKDSLLLPKTDFPMRGNLPQNEPIRYSAWDEKRVYDKMKKNRENKPSFTLHDGPPYANGHIHIGHALNKILKDIIVKYHYFNGKSVRYVPGWDCHGLPIEQKVEEKIGTSKKKELPKSKIRELCREHASKFIDIQRDEFKQLGVIGDWDNPYLTMDFKFEANIYRELCAIAKQGLLVQRSKPVYWSWAAQTALAEAEVEYENKVSPSIYVAFKHETLDASVIIWTTTPWTLPANTGIALNGEEEYVITSDKFIVAKKLYNSLIENEVISGTVVGSINPTELENTNAINPLNGRTSKIVLGEHVEMDAGTGAVHTAPGHGEDDYKVGLKYGLEVIMPVDAEGKYDQTIVREKLFKDTDKYLGVHVFKANDFILEELGEALLKRTDITHSYPHCWRTHKPIIFRATKQWFISIDDKYGQKDKTLRENALEVVENIKFYPEWGRNRLRAMLEGRPDWCISRQRDWGVPIAFFRNKKTDEIIFDEKVLNYTAMIFEQKGCDAWYDLPIEELLYPGSGLNPEDLEKTMDILDVWFDSGSTQNAVLRSRNYDAGTFPADMYLEGSDQHRGWFQSSLLTTLASNEVAPFKSILTHGFTVDEKGEKMSKSKGNVVAPDKVMKQYGSEILRLWVAMSDYQSDLKISDNILKQNAELYRKIRNTARFLLANIDDLDEVLAVEKMGILDKWILAKAKKVFTEIENSFAQYEFSKGLNKLNNFLVVDLSGIYLDVCKDRLYCDDKNDLHRRSSQSAMALIAKKLISTLACILTYTMDELLEFAPSFIKGDAKDIFDIEDTKLVEVESNLNEEHLLKAKEKFSEAIDTLKKDKIIKSTLELAIVTNSEDILSLDRTEAEDFFLVSKIANEENLEVLVSFEVDSKKFEVCKVSEHKCPRCWKFKASKEECLCSRCERVMA from the coding sequence ATGGATTATAAAGATAGTTTATTGCTTCCAAAAACAGACTTCCCAATGAGAGGGAATTTACCGCAAAATGAGCCAATAAGATACTCAGCGTGGGATGAAAAAAGAGTTTATGATAAAATGAAAAAAAATAGAGAAAACAAACCAAGTTTTACTCTTCATGATGGACCACCATATGCAAATGGGCATATTCATATAGGTCATGCATTAAATAAAATTTTAAAAGATATTATTGTTAAGTACCACTATTTTAATGGAAAATCAGTTAGATATGTTCCGGGATGGGATTGCCATGGACTACCAATTGAGCAAAAAGTTGAAGAAAAAATTGGAACATCAAAGAAAAAAGAGTTACCAAAATCAAAAATTAGAGAATTATGTAGAGAACATGCAAGCAAGTTTATTGATATTCAAAGGGATGAATTTAAACAATTAGGTGTAATAGGGGATTGGGATAACCCTTATTTAACAATGGATTTTAAATTTGAAGCAAATATTTATAGAGAATTATGTGCAATTGCAAAGCAAGGGCTTTTAGTTCAAAGAAGTAAACCTGTATATTGGTCTTGGGCAGCACAAACTGCACTTGCTGAGGCAGAGGTTGAATATGAAAATAAAGTTTCTCCTTCAATATATGTTGCTTTTAAACATGAAACACTTGATGCAAGTGTAATTATTTGGACGACTACTCCTTGGACACTTCCTGCAAATACAGGAATAGCATTAAATGGTGAAGAAGAGTATGTAATAACAAGTGATAAATTTATTGTTGCTAAAAAACTTTACAATTCACTAATTGAAAATGAAGTAATTAGTGGTACGGTTGTTGGTTCAATTAACCCAACTGAACTTGAAAATACAAATGCAATAAATCCACTAAATGGAAGAACTTCAAAAATTGTTTTAGGTGAACATGTTGAGATGGATGCAGGTACAGGAGCAGTACACACAGCACCAGGACATGGGGAAGATGACTATAAAGTTGGTTTAAAATATGGTTTAGAAGTAATTATGCCTGTTGATGCTGAGGGTAAATATGATCAAACAATAGTTAGAGAAAAACTATTTAAAGATACTGATAAATATCTTGGTGTTCATGTATTTAAAGCAAATGATTTTATTTTAGAAGAGTTAGGTGAGGCTTTATTAAAAAGAACAGATATAACTCACTCTTATCCACATTGTTGGAGAACTCATAAACCTATTATTTTTAGAGCAACTAAACAATGGTTTATCTCAATTGATGATAAATATGGACAAAAAGATAAAACATTAAGAGAAAATGCTTTAGAAGTTGTTGAAAATATTAAATTTTATCCTGAATGGGGTAGAAATAGATTAAGAGCAATGTTAGAAGGACGACCAGATTGGTGTATTTCAAGACAAAGAGATTGGGGAGTTCCAATTGCATTTTTTAGAAATAAAAAAACTGATGAAATAATTTTTGATGAAAAAGTATTAAACTATACAGCTATGATTTTTGAACAAAAAGGTTGTGATGCTTGGTATGACTTACCAATTGAAGAGTTATTATATCCAGGAAGCGGTTTAAATCCAGAAGATTTAGAAAAAACTATGGATATTTTAGATGTTTGGTTTGATTCAGGTTCTACACAAAATGCAGTATTAAGAAGTAGAAACTATGACGCAGGAACATTTCCTGCTGATATGTATTTAGAAGGAAGTGATCAACATAGAGGTTGGTTCCAATCATCATTATTGACAACTTTAGCATCAAATGAAGTAGCTCCTTTTAAATCGATTTTAACACATGGCTTCACTGTTGATGAAAAAGGTGAAAAAATGTCTAAGTCAAAAGGAAATGTTGTTGCTCCTGATAAGGTAATGAAACAATATGGAAGTGAAATTTTAAGACTATGGGTTGCAATGAGTGATTATCAAAGTGATTTAAAAATTTCTGATAATATTTTAAAACAAAATGCAGAACTTTATAGAAAGATTAGAAACACTGCAAGATTTTTACTTGCAAATATTGATGATTTAGATGAAGTTTTAGCTGTTGAAAAAATGGGAATTTTAGATAAATGGATATTAGCAAAAGCTAAAAAAGTATTTACTGAAATTGAAAACTCTTTTGCACAATATGAATTTTCTAAAGGATTAAATAAATTAAATAACTTTTTAGTTGTTGATTTATCAGGTATTTATTTAGATGTTTGTAAAGATAGATTATATTGTGATGATAAAAATGATCTTCATAGAAGAAGTTCTCAAAGTGCAATGGCATTAATTGCTAAAAAGTTAATTTCAACTCTTGCTTGTATTTTAACTTATACAATGGATGAGCTATTGGAGTTTGCACCTTCATTTATAAAAGGTGATGCAAAAGATATTTTTGATATTGAAGATACAAAATTAGTTGAAGTTGAAAGTAATCTTAACGAAGAACATTTATTAAAAGCTAAAGAAAAATTTTCTGAAGCTATTGATACACTTAAAAAAGATAAAATAATTAAATCTACACTAGAATTAGCAATAGTTACAAATAGTGAAGATATTTTATCTTTAGATAGAACTGAAGCTGAGGATTTCTTCTTAGTAAGTAAAATTGCCAATGAAGAAAATTTAGAAGTTTTAGTATCTTTTGAAGTTGATTCAAAAAAATTCGAGGTTTGTAAAGTTAGTGAACATAAATGTCCTAGATGTTGGAAGTTTAAAGCTTCTAAAGAAGAGTGTTTATGTTCAAGATGTGAAAGAGTGATGGCTTAA
- a CDS encoding DUF4212 domain-containing protein gives MSPEKAQAYWKENITTILKLLVVWFIVSFGCGIIFINELNAIEISGVKLGFWFAQQGAIYVFVILIFVYVNLMTKIDEKYGVNE, from the coding sequence ATGAGTCCAGAAAAAGCTCAAGCTTATTGGAAAGAAAATATAACTACTATTTTAAAACTTTTAGTGGTTTGGTTTATCGTTTCTTTTGGTTGTGGAATTATTTTTATTAATGAACTTAATGCAATCGAAATAAGTGGTGTTAAGTTAGGATTTTGGTTCGCACAACAAGGTGCAATATATGTATTTGTTATCTTAATTTTTGTTTATGTAAACTTAATGACAAAAATTGATGAGAAATATGGTGTAAACGAATAG
- a CDS encoding sensor histidine kinase: MIKAKSLYQLIVYSILFILVLISFFTLIIIDNTFEEFQEKINIIKNNYTNKQRDIIKQDIENTLKFIKFYHDKYKDIKDEKIIQQEILEAIHKMKNQKDLDDYTFIYKFDGTSLYYPVGKAGRNLYQYTDNNGVEVIKDLIKVSLKNEGGYVEYLWYKPNIKREAKKISYAMSYKPWNWTIGKGVYLDKINKLVREKEKEYDEKISNSTLQVTSLTIMLVLYSIFIYKNATILIANEVREIGNYFKKSQNDDNPINQDKILFSEFRTIVNYANEALTNIKYKKHLLEDINKNLESKVQEKTKELTNLVESQKQFLKNSVHEINTPLAIIQTNIDLLKRSVNDNKYVTNIESGAKIIQYIYDDLSYMIKKDRVEYKKEYLNFSNILRLRIEFFEEIAKSNSLFFVSNINEDIYIKFNKTELQRIIDNNISNAIKYSYAKSPIYIKLDYIDDDFVEFQIKTASEQIDKKNKIFDDFYRENNARGGFGLGLKIVKEICDKNFVIIKLDSNEQETKFTYRFNINENTTS; encoded by the coding sequence TTGATAAAAGCAAAATCTCTGTATCAATTGATTGTTTATAGTATTTTATTTATTCTTGTACTTATTTCATTTTTTACACTTATTATAATTGATAATACTTTTGAAGAGTTTCAAGAAAAAATTAACATAATTAAAAATAATTATACAAATAAACAAAGAGATATAATTAAACAAGATATTGAAAATACTCTAAAATTTATAAAGTTTTATCATGATAAATATAAAGATATTAAAGATGAAAAAATAATTCAACAAGAGATTCTTGAAGCAATTCATAAAATGAAAAATCAAAAAGATTTAGATGATTATACTTTTATTTACAAGTTTGATGGAACTTCTTTATATTATCCTGTGGGAAAAGCTGGTAGAAATCTATATCAATATACAGATAATAATGGGGTAGAAGTTATTAAAGATTTAATAAAAGTATCATTAAAAAATGAAGGTGGATATGTTGAATATCTTTGGTATAAACCTAATATAAAAAGAGAAGCAAAAAAAATCTCTTATGCTATGTCATATAAACCTTGGAATTGGACAATAGGAAAAGGAGTATATTTAGATAAAATTAATAAACTTGTAAGAGAAAAAGAAAAAGAGTATGATGAAAAAATCTCAAACTCTACTTTACAAGTAACTTCCCTTACAATTATGTTAGTTTTATACTCTATTTTTATTTATAAAAATGCAACCATATTAATTGCAAATGAAGTAAGAGAGATTGGGAATTACTTTAAAAAATCTCAAAATGATGATAATCCAATAAACCAAGATAAAATTTTATTTTCTGAATTTAGAACTATTGTTAATTATGCCAATGAAGCATTAACAAATATAAAATATAAAAAACATTTATTAGAAGATATAAATAAAAATCTTGAATCAAAAGTGCAAGAAAAAACAAAAGAACTAACAAATTTAGTAGAATCACAAAAACAGTTTTTAAAAAATTCTGTACATGAGATAAATACTCCCCTTGCAATAATTCAAACAAATATTGATTTACTTAAAAGAAGTGTAAATGACAATAAATATGTTACAAATATAGAATCAGGTGCAAAGATTATTCAATATATTTATGATGATTTATCATATATGATTAAAAAAGATAGAGTTGAATATAAAAAGGAGTATTTAAACTTTTCAAATATCCTAAGACTTAGAATTGAATTTTTTGAAGAGATAGCAAAATCTAACTCTTTATTTTTTGTATCAAATATAAATGAAGATATTTATATAAAATTTAATAAAACAGAATTACAAAGAATAATTGATAATAATATTTCAAATGCTATAAAATATTCTTACGCAAAATCTCCAATATATATCAAACTAGACTATATAGATGATGATTTTGTTGAATTTCAAATAAAAACTGCTTCTGAACAAATTGATAAGAAAAATAAAATTTTTGACGATTTTTATAGGGAAAATAATGCACGAGGAGGATTTGGATTGGGCTTAAAAATAGTAAAAGAGATTTGTGATAAAAACTTTGTTATAATCAAGCTAGATTCAAATGAACAAGAGACAAAATTTACTTATAGGTTTAATATAAATGAAAATACTACTTCTTGA
- a CDS encoding DUF58 domain-containing protein: MNSKIKKILIKSKKEVFSEIVGNNLSKLKGEGYDFSELKEYEYGEDVKNIDWIISAKLQKPYVKVFHAQKELNINIIPILNGTVFFGTDKFKQELICEISTLLGFSAIKQGDTFSSYIANEDLLLCSKKSKRNFSVEYMAEKIYNYKSIGKKVNYELISNKIFKTLKRRSLIFLIGDFFQIEKLDLKILSKKHEVIVIIVRDYFEENISTLGSVNFKDLEKGFEFRGVIDKYSVENYIKSLKENDHKLFEHLRKCNIDFTKIYTKENPISKLIRLMK, translated from the coding sequence ATGAATAGTAAAATAAAAAAAATACTAATCAAAAGCAAAAAAGAAGTCTTTAGTGAGATAGTAGGAAATAACCTTTCTAAATTAAAAGGTGAAGGGTATGATTTTAGTGAACTAAAAGAGTATGAATATGGGGAAGATGTAAAAAATATTGATTGGATTATTAGTGCCAAACTTCAAAAACCATATGTAAAAGTTTTTCATGCCCAAAAAGAGTTAAATATAAATATCATTCCTATTTTAAATGGAACTGTATTTTTTGGAACAGATAAATTTAAACAAGAATTAATTTGTGAAATTTCTACTTTACTTGGCTTTAGTGCCATAAAACAAGGAGATACTTTTTCTTCTTATATTGCAAATGAAGATTTACTTTTATGTAGTAAAAAAAGTAAAAGAAATTTTAGTGTTGAGTATATGGCTGAGAAGATTTATAATTATAAAAGTATAGGCAAAAAAGTTAATTATGAATTAATAAGCAATAAAATATTTAAAACATTAAAAAGACGCTCACTTATTTTTTTAATTGGAGATTTTTTTCAAATAGAAAAACTAGATTTAAAAATATTAAGTAAAAAACATGAAGTTATAGTTATTATTGTAAGAGATTATTTTGAAGAGAATATATCTACTTTAGGAAGTGTAAATTTTAAAGATTTAGAAAAAGGTTTTGAGTTTAGAGGAGTTATTGATAAGTATTCAGTTGAAAATTATATAAAAAGTTTAAAAGAAAATGACCATAAACTTTTTGAGCATTTAAGAAAATGTAATATTGATTTTACAAAAATCTATACAAAAGAAAACCCTATTTCAAAACTAATAAGGCTAATGAAATAA